One Algibacter sp. L3A6 genomic region harbors:
- a CDS encoding nucleoside triphosphate pyrophosphohydrolase family protein codes for MKNKIEAVKAFHTAYKIGYRETPKADLGDAKNTLRFNLMKEENEEYLEAANNNDLVEVADALGDMLYILCGTIIEHGMQHKIEEVFEEIQRSNMSKLGEDGEPIYREDGKVLKGPNYFQPNIADILKK; via the coding sequence ATGAAGAATAAGATAGAAGCAGTAAAAGCCTTTCATACGGCATATAAAATTGGATACAGGGAAACTCCAAAGGCAGATTTGGGTGATGCGAAAAATACATTGCGTTTCAATCTAATGAAAGAGGAGAATGAAGAGTATCTAGAAGCTGCAAATAATAACGACCTTGTTGAGGTTGCCGATGCTTTAGGCGATATGCTATATATTTTATGTGGTACTATTATAGAGCATGGTATGCAGCACAAAATTGAAGAAGTATTTGAAGAAATTCAACGTAGTAATATGAGTAAGTTAGGTGAAGATGGAGAGCCTATTTATAGAGAAGACGGTAAGGTCTTAAAAGGACCAAATTATTTTCAACCTAATATTGCAGATATTTTAAAGAAATAA
- a CDS encoding TlpA family protein disulfide reductase, with amino-acid sequence MKKKGVFVSFIVALCFIVSCKDHKNEAIISQDIPVYDFEGLEPLLYTQNNKTYLINFWAMWCLPCVEELPYIQEYAQKNPDVEVILVSMDFPKDIETKLKPFLKKNNITTKVILLDDPDANSWINKINPEWSGAIPFTIMFNSEKRSYYERSFEDLQDIETEISKNFNK; translated from the coding sequence ATGAAGAAGAAAGGTGTATTCGTTAGTTTTATTGTTGCTCTATGTTTTATAGTAAGCTGTAAAGACCATAAAAACGAAGCTATAATATCTCAAGATATTCCGGTTTACGACTTTGAGGGATTAGAGCCTTTACTTTACACTCAGAATAATAAAACATATTTAATAAATTTTTGGGCCATGTGGTGTTTACCATGTGTAGAGGAGTTGCCGTATATTCAAGAATATGCTCAAAAAAATCCAGATGTAGAAGTTATTTTGGTTAGTATGGACTTTCCAAAGGACATCGAAACAAAGCTGAAACCTTTTTTAAAGAAAAATAATATAACGACTAAAGTGATTCTGTTAGACGATCCTGATGCTAATTCATGGATAAACAAAATAAATCCTGAATGGTCTGGCGCTATACCGTTTACTATTATGTTTAATAGCGAAAAACGTTCCTATTACGAGCGTTCTTTTGAGGATTTACAAGATATCGAAACTGAAATTAGTAAAAATTTTAATAAATAA
- a CDS encoding thioredoxin family protein, with product MKRISVLIATLALSLAVLVSCKDGAQKNSEVSAENHQSDHKDHPHDGDRKGPPRHGGDRKGPPKGGSPEQTKSLEEIGGYKIGEQATDFNLKNVDGSMVSLASYDNAKGYIVTFTCNECPFAKMYEDRLIALHNEYAPKGYPVIAINPNSPENEKEGYAAMQARAKEKGFPFAYLVDEGQKIYPQYGAVRTPHVFLLDAERKVQYIGTIDDNAKSAEDVKVKFLENAITALENGTKPSPEITKAIGCPIKASRS from the coding sequence ATGAAAAGAATAAGTGTATTAATAGCGACATTAGCATTGTCTCTTGCGGTTTTAGTATCGTGTAAAGATGGTGCTCAAAAAAACAGTGAAGTATCTGCGGAAAATCACCAAAGCGATCATAAAGATCATCCGCACGATGGAGACCGAAAAGGACCTCCACGACATGGAGGTGATAGAAAAGGGCCGCCTAAAGGAGGTTCTCCAGAACAAACTAAAAGCTTAGAAGAAATTGGCGGTTATAAAATAGGAGAACAAGCTACGGACTTCAATCTTAAAAATGTAGATGGTTCTATGGTGTCCTTAGCGAGTTATGATAATGCTAAAGGTTACATTGTAACGTTTACTTGTAACGAGTGTCCGTTTGCAAAAATGTACGAAGATCGTTTAATAGCATTGCATAATGAATATGCGCCTAAAGGTTACCCTGTAATAGCAATTAACCCAAATAGTCCTGAGAATGAAAAAGAAGGTTATGCTGCTATGCAAGCTCGTGCTAAGGAAAAAGGATTTCCTTTTGCTTACCTCGTAGATGAAGGGCAAAAAATATACCCACAATACGGAGCCGTTAGAACACCTCATGTGTTTTTATTAGATGCAGAGCGTAAAGTACAATATATAGGTACTATAGATGATAATGCAAAATCTGCGGAAGATGTTAAAGTGAAGTTTCTTGAAAATGCTATCACGGCTTTAGAGAACGGAACAAAACCAAGCCCGGAAATTACAAAAGCTATTGGATGCCCCATAAAAGCAAGTAGAAGCTAA
- a CDS encoding branched-chain amino acid aminotransferase, translating to MSAIINNIEIIKAKSTKINDVDFDNLKFGSVFSDHMLVCNYENGKWQAPKVTPYEPITLDPSAKIFHYGQSIFEGMKAYKDADEKVWLFRPLDNFNRLNISAKRLAIPELPENYFMEGLKALLEVDSDWIPKNEGSSLYIRPFIFASGNGFHASPADAYKFIICTAPSGAYFSGKVKVLIEEKYSRSANGGVGFAKAGGNYAGQFYPTQLAIEKGYQQVIWTDDNTHEYIEEAGAMNIFVRINDTLITGPTSDRILDGITRKSIIQLAEAENIPVEVRKITVKEVVEAAKNGSLKEIFGAGTAAVISPISGFGFKDEDFDLPELEETYASYLKKRITDIQTNKTEDPFAWRYEVK from the coding sequence ATGAGTGCTATAATCAACAACATCGAGATTATAAAAGCAAAATCGACAAAAATTAATGATGTAGATTTTGACAATTTAAAGTTTGGAAGTGTTTTTTCAGACCACATGTTAGTGTGCAACTATGAAAACGGCAAGTGGCAAGCCCCTAAGGTTACGCCTTACGAACCGATTACTTTAGACCCATCGGCTAAGATTTTCCATTACGGTCAATCGATTTTCGAGGGAATGAAAGCATATAAAGATGCCGATGAGAAAGTCTGGTTATTCCGTCCTTTAGATAATTTTAATCGATTAAATATTTCTGCAAAACGTTTAGCAATTCCTGAATTACCTGAAAATTATTTCATGGAAGGTTTAAAAGCGCTTTTAGAAGTTGATAGCGATTGGATTCCTAAAAATGAAGGAAGCTCTTTATATATACGTCCTTTTATTTTTGCTTCAGGAAATGGTTTTCACGCCTCACCTGCCGATGCTTATAAATTTATAATTTGTACAGCACCATCGGGAGCTTATTTCTCAGGAAAAGTAAAGGTTTTAATTGAAGAAAAATACTCACGTTCTGCCAATGGTGGTGTAGGTTTCGCGAAAGCTGGAGGTAATTATGCTGGGCAATTTTACCCAACACAATTAGCGATAGAGAAAGGTTACCAACAAGTAATTTGGACTGACGATAACACCCACGAATATATTGAAGAAGCTGGCGCTATGAATATTTTTGTACGTATAAACGATACATTAATTACAGGCCCAACTAGTGATAGAATTTTAGATGGTATTACTCGTAAAAGTATTATTCAATTAGCTGAAGCTGAAAACATACCTGTTGAAGTTAGAAAAATAACAGTAAAAGAAGTTGTGGAAGCTGCTAAAAACGGATCTTTAAAAGAAATATTTGGTGCTGGAACTGCTGCTGTAATTTCTCCTATTTCTGGATTTGGATTTAAAGATGAAGATTTTGATTTACCAGAATTGGAAGAAACATACGCTAGCTATTTAAAAAAGCGTATTACTGATATTCAAACGAATAAAACAGAAGACCCTTTTGCTTGGAGATACGAAGTAAAATAA
- a CDS encoding DUF4920 domain-containing protein produces the protein MKSLFLTFICVFFMISCKKKADVQQAEPTKTETVSYASFGNKIIADDAIPATSMASHYKSMNVGDSIPSKIKAKVNSVCQAKGCWMRLDLEDGNEVMVKFKDYGFFMPKDITGQEVIINGHAFVSEVSVDEQRHYAADAGKTKEEIEQIIAPKRTFSFEADGVLLKQ, from the coding sequence ATGAAATCTCTTTTTCTCACTTTTATTTGCGTTTTTTTTATGATATCATGTAAAAAGAAAGCAGATGTGCAACAGGCAGAACCTACTAAAACAGAAACGGTTAGTTATGCTTCCTTTGGTAATAAAATTATAGCCGATGATGCTATTCCGGCAACTTCTATGGCTTCTCATTATAAATCCATGAATGTGGGTGATAGTATTCCTTCAAAAATAAAAGCAAAAGTTAATAGTGTTTGTCAGGCAAAAGGCTGTTGGATGCGTTTAGATTTGGAAGATGGTAACGAGGTTATGGTGAAATTTAAAGATTATGGTTTTTTTATGCCAAAAGATATCACCGGTCAAGAAGTTATTATTAATGGTCATGCTTTTGTTTCTGAAGTATCAGTTGATGAGCAACGTCACTATGCCGCAGATGCAGGAAAAACGAAAGAAGAAATAGAGCAAATTATTGCACCCAAAAGAACGTTTTCTTTTGAGGCCGATGGTGTACTCTTAAAACAATAA
- the mnmD gene encoding tRNA (5-methylaminomethyl-2-thiouridine)(34)-methyltransferase MnmD, which yields MKREVVITADGSSTIHLPDWDEQYHSKHGAIQEAYHVFIKHGLQYFYSENIKTEGEEVAILEIGFGTGLNAFITFLEADKLKLKIDYVGVEAYPVSTEEIRLLNYAKELKAENNESVFKALHDVAWNEKHALTPSFSIEKQKKFFAEIEDEQAFNIIYFDAFGARVQPELWTESVFKTMYKALKTSGVLVTYAAKGSVRRAMQTVGFTVERLEGPPGKREMLRGTK from the coding sequence TTGAAAAGAGAAGTTGTAATTACCGCCGATGGTTCTTCAACCATACATTTACCAGATTGGGACGAGCAATATCATTCTAAACATGGTGCCATACAAGAAGCTTACCATGTATTTATAAAACATGGTTTGCAATATTTTTATTCTGAAAACATAAAAACGGAAGGTGAAGAAGTGGCCATTCTTGAAATTGGTTTTGGTACAGGCTTAAATGCTTTTATCACTTTTCTAGAAGCTGATAAACTAAAATTAAAAATAGATTATGTTGGAGTAGAAGCGTACCCCGTTTCCACGGAAGAAATACGTTTATTAAACTACGCTAAGGAGCTTAAAGCTGAAAATAACGAATCTGTTTTTAAAGCACTCCATGACGTTGCTTGGAACGAAAAACATGCTTTAACGCCTAGCTTCTCAATTGAAAAACAAAAGAAGTTTTTTGCAGAAATTGAAGACGAGCAAGCTTTTAATATCATCTACTTTGATGCTTTTGGTGCGCGCGTTCAGCCGGAATTATGGACAGAGTCTGTTTTTAAAACCATGTATAAAGCTTTAAAAACCAGTGGCGTTTTGGTAACCTACGCAGCAAAAGGTAGTGTGCGTCGTGCTATGCAAACCGTTGGGTTTACTGTGGAGCGTTTAGAGGGGCCTCCTGGAAAGCGCGAAATGTTACGAGGTACTAAATAG
- a CDS encoding TIGR01777 family oxidoreductase, whose product MRVLITGATGLIGQEIVSRCHAQNIQVNYLTTSKSKLENTENYQGFYWQPKTEEIDLDCFKNVDAIINLAGATISKRWTTSYKKIILSSREDTAHLLFESLKKIEHQVTQIVSASAIGLYPDSLTNYYTEDFKIGSCDSFLSEVVNVWEAAIDRFLELNIEVVKIRIGLVLAEDGGALTEMIKPVKLGLGSAFGSGKQWQSWIHIEDLSQIFMLVLQEKLNGVYNAVAPNPTTNYELTKRIATTLDRPFFMPNVPKFVMKLVLGEMHLLLFESQRVSSKKIEDAGYDFKFHHLQPALDNLLG is encoded by the coding sequence ATGCGAGTTTTAATAACAGGAGCTACGGGATTAATTGGACAAGAAATTGTTAGTCGCTGTCATGCTCAAAATATTCAGGTTAACTATTTAACTACAAGTAAATCTAAACTTGAAAACACCGAAAACTATCAAGGTTTTTACTGGCAACCTAAAACTGAAGAGATAGATTTAGATTGTTTTAAAAATGTAGATGCTATTATTAACTTGGCAGGTGCTACTATTTCAAAACGTTGGACGACTTCATACAAAAAAATAATATTATCAAGTCGAGAAGATACGGCTCATTTACTTTTTGAGAGTCTTAAAAAAATAGAGCATCAGGTAACGCAAATTGTATCGGCTAGCGCTATTGGTTTGTATCCCGATTCTTTAACCAATTATTACACCGAAGATTTTAAAATTGGTAGTTGCGACTCTTTTTTAAGTGAAGTTGTAAATGTTTGGGAGGCTGCTATAGATCGTTTTTTAGAATTAAATATAGAAGTCGTTAAAATTAGAATTGGTTTAGTTTTAGCTGAAGATGGTGGTGCATTAACCGAAATGATAAAGCCTGTAAAATTAGGTTTAGGGTCTGCTTTTGGTAGTGGTAAACAATGGCAATCTTGGATTCATATAGAAGATTTGTCTCAGATTTTTATGCTCGTATTACAAGAAAAACTAAATGGTGTTTATAACGCCGTTGCTCCAAACCCAACAACTAATTACGAGTTAACTAAAAGGATAGCCACAACTTTAGATCGCCCCTTTTTTATGCCTAATGTGCCAAAATTTGTCATGAAGTTAGTGCTTGGCGAAATGCATCTTTTGTTGTTTGAAAGTCAGCGTGTAAGTTCTAAAAAAATAGAAGATGCTGGCTACGATTTTAAATTTCATCATTTACAACCGGCTTTAGATAATTTATTAGGTTAA
- a CDS encoding DUF6503 family protein: MKIKTNLILSAFTVFALASCKNEAKENNAETPIDKAVEQKQEFQNQAHELVYQMTQKVGDYSKLANKKDVVYTYTYRIPDGKTDIITEKYIFNGELSYGAYQKHERTLADLDGLIEQGYDGNEFWIKHNGAPLNDAAALKKVAFNRPTNFYWFAMMQKLLDPGLQYEYLKEQTINDTTYDVVKVSFNTSKPSDIYQLYINKETKLVDQFLFTVMDFGRTEPMLMIMEYGQVEDLLIPTKRKYKKSNWDAEVTEEPWILVNWTDIKFNNGLTKTDFTK, translated from the coding sequence ATGAAAATAAAAACTAATTTAATCCTTAGCGCTTTTACTGTCTTTGCTTTAGCGTCTTGCAAAAATGAAGCGAAAGAAAACAACGCAGAAACACCTATTGATAAGGCTGTAGAACAAAAACAAGAATTTCAAAATCAGGCTCACGAGTTAGTGTACCAAATGACACAAAAAGTTGGCGACTACAGTAAACTTGCTAACAAAAAAGATGTAGTCTATACTTACACCTACCGTATACCAGATGGTAAAACCGATATTATTACTGAAAAGTATATTTTTAATGGAGAACTATCTTACGGAGCATATCAAAAACACGAGCGCACACTTGCCGATTTAGATGGTTTAATAGAACAAGGTTACGATGGTAATGAATTTTGGATAAAACATAACGGAGCGCCATTAAACGATGCTGCTGCTTTAAAGAAAGTTGCTTTTAACAGACCTACAAATTTTTATTGGTTTGCCATGATGCAGAAATTGCTAGACCCGGGTTTACAATATGAATACCTAAAGGAACAAACTATTAACGATACCACCTATGATGTTGTTAAAGTATCTTTTAACACCAGTAAACCATCAGACATTTATCAATTGTATATTAATAAAGAAACTAAACTGGTCGATCAGTTTTTATTTACCGTTATGGATTTTGGTAGAACCGAACCTATGTTAATGATAATGGAATATGGACAAGTTGAAGATTTACTGATACCTACAAAACGTAAATACAAAAAATCTAATTGGGATGCAGAAGTAACCGAAGAACCTTGGATACTTGTAAACTGGACCGATATAAAATTTAATAACGGTTTAACGAAAACCGATTTCACAAAATAA
- a CDS encoding YceI family protein, which translates to MKTKFVNILFITALSLSVFNCKDKAKEATTTEAETPAVTEAVNAEIYTVDKAGSTIAWTGFKPTGSHNGTIGLESGALNVANGKVVGGSFIIDMASITVLDIPADDKGNAKLVGHLTNADFFDVEKYPSAVFTITEVTDAEGKTMLSGNLTLKEVKNNVTFPVTIANEGGAVTITSEAFSIDRTKWNVQYGSKSIFDNLGDKFINDDIELKITVKAAKS; encoded by the coding sequence ATGAAAACAAAATTTGTAAATATTTTATTTATTACGGCTTTAAGCCTTTCTGTATTTAACTGTAAAGACAAAGCAAAAGAAGCAACAACTACAGAAGCTGAAACTCCTGCCGTAACTGAAGCTGTTAATGCTGAAATTTACACTGTAGATAAAGCTGGTTCTACTATTGCATGGACAGGTTTTAAGCCAACAGGTTCACATAACGGAACTATTGGTTTAGAAAGTGGTGCGCTTAATGTTGCTAATGGAAAAGTTGTTGGTGGATCTTTTATTATTGATATGGCATCGATTACTGTTTTAGATATTCCTGCTGATGATAAAGGAAATGCTAAATTAGTAGGTCACTTAACAAATGCTGACTTTTTTGATGTAGAGAAATACCCAAGTGCTGTTTTTACAATTACTGAGGTTACTGATGCAGAAGGTAAAACTATGCTTTCTGGTAACTTAACACTTAAAGAGGTAAAAAACAATGTAACTTTCCCTGTGACTATCGCTAACGAAGGTGGCGCTGTTACGATTACTAGTGAAGCTTTTTCTATTGATAGAACAAAATGGAACGTACAATACGGATCTAAATCTATTTTTGATAATTTAGGTGATAAATTTATCAATGATGATATTGAATTAAAAATTACAGTTAAAGCTGCGAAGTCTTAA
- a CDS encoding nucleotide exchange factor GrpE, protein MSDKDNKDIENEQVEANQAENVAVEEQEVEELTVEEKLQAEVKQEKDKFLRLFAEFENYKKRTSRERIELFSTASEDVMKTLLPILDDFERALSHIEDDKEAEELRKGVLLIYQKLVNTLEQKGLKAVVVEQGEVFNADNHEAITQIPAPTDDMKGKIIDVVEKGYKLGEKVIRFPKVVIGQ, encoded by the coding sequence ATGAGTGATAAAGATAACAAAGATATAGAGAACGAGCAAGTTGAAGCAAACCAAGCAGAAAACGTTGCAGTAGAAGAACAAGAAGTTGAAGAACTGACGGTTGAAGAAAAATTACAAGCTGAAGTAAAGCAAGAAAAAGATAAGTTTTTAAGGCTTTTCGCAGAGTTTGAAAACTATAAAAAACGTACCTCTAGAGAGCGTATTGAATTGTTTTCTACGGCTAGTGAAGATGTAATGAAAACATTACTGCCAATTTTGGACGATTTTGAGCGTGCTTTAAGTCATATTGAAGACGATAAAGAAGCTGAAGAATTGCGTAAAGGTGTACTTTTAATTTACCAAAAATTGGTAAACACACTAGAACAAAAAGGGTTAAAAGCAGTTGTGGTAGAACAAGGTGAAGTTTTTAACGCCGATAATCACGAAGCAATTACTCAAATTCCTGCGCCAACAGATGATATGAAAGGAAAAATTATTGATGTAGTTGAAAAAGGCTATAAACTTGGCGAAAAAGTAATTCGTTTCCCGAAAGTAGTTATCGGACAATAA
- the dnaJ gene encoding molecular chaperone DnaJ produces MAKRDYYEILGISKGATAAEIKKAYRKKAIEFHPDKNPDDKSAEGKFKEAAEAYEILSDENKKARYDQFGHQAFENGGGGGGFGGGGMNMDDIFSQFGDIFGGGGGGFGGGGFSGFGGGGGQRRVKGSNLRIRVKLTLEEIANGVEKKIKVKRKVQADGTTYKTCSTCNGSGQVTRIANTILGRMQTSAPCNVCGGAGQTIDKKPADADAQGLKVSEETVTIKIPAGVVDGMQLKVSGKGNEAPGNGVSGDLLVAIEEAEHETLQREGDNLHYDMYISLPDAVLGTSKEIDTVTGKVRIKVEAGVQSGKILRLRGKGIPSINGYGTGDLLVHVNVWTPKTLNKQQKEFFEAMRDDDHFSPKPEKSDKSFFEKVKDMFS; encoded by the coding sequence ATGGCAAAGAGAGATTATTACGAAATATTAGGCATTAGCAAAGGAGCAACGGCAGCCGAAATTAAAAAAGCTTACCGAAAAAAGGCAATTGAGTTTCATCCAGATAAAAATCCAGATGATAAAAGTGCCGAAGGTAAATTCAAAGAAGCAGCCGAAGCATATGAAATTTTAAGCGACGAGAATAAAAAAGCACGTTACGATCAGTTTGGTCATCAAGCCTTTGAAAACGGCGGCGGTGGCGGCGGTTTTGGCGGCGGCGGCATGAATATGGACGACATATTCAGTCAGTTCGGAGATATCTTCGGTGGCGGCGGTGGCGGCTTCGGAGGTGGTGGATTTTCTGGTTTTGGTGGTGGCGGAGGCCAACGCCGTGTTAAAGGAAGCAACCTACGTATTCGTGTAAAACTAACCTTAGAAGAAATTGCTAACGGTGTAGAAAAGAAAATAAAAGTAAAACGTAAAGTACAGGCCGATGGTACTACTTACAAAACTTGTTCTACTTGTAATGGTAGCGGGCAAGTAACACGTATTGCTAATACTATTCTAGGTCGTATGCAAACCTCTGCACCGTGTAATGTTTGTGGTGGAGCAGGACAAACCATTGATAAAAAACCAGCTGATGCTGATGCACAAGGTTTAAAAGTATCTGAAGAAACAGTTACTATTAAAATTCCTGCAGGAGTAGTAGATGGTATGCAACTTAAAGTATCTGGAAAAGGTAACGAAGCACCAGGTAATGGTGTTTCTGGAGATTTACTAGTTGCCATTGAAGAAGCAGAACATGAGACTTTACAACGTGAAGGCGATAATTTACATTACGATATGTACATTAGCTTGCCAGATGCTGTATTGGGTACATCTAAAGAAATAGATACCGTAACAGGTAAAGTACGTATTAAAGTAGAAGCTGGGGTTCAATCTGGTAAAATTTTACGCTTACGCGGAAAGGGAATCCCGAGTATCAATGGGTACGGAACCGGAGATTTGTTAGTACATGTAAATGTTTGGACACCGAAAACGTTAAACAAGCAACAAAAAGAATTTTTTGAAGCTATGAGAGACGATGATCATTTCTCTCCAAAACCAGAGAAATCTGATAAATCTTTTTTTGAAAAAGTAAAGGATATGTTCTCATAA
- a CDS encoding ABC transporter ATP-binding protein — MSNLLEVNEVSKNFGDFTALNKVSLSVPKGSIFGLLGPNGAGKTTLIRVINQITMPDSGSVILDGEALRENHIRDIGYLPEERGLYKTMKVGEQALYLAQLKGLSKTEAKARLKYWFDRLDIGDWWNKKIQELSKGMAQKIQFVVTVLHEPKLLIFDEPFSGFDPINADIIKDEILHLRDQGATIIFSTHRMESVEELCDDIALIHKSNKILEGKLVDVKRQFKSNTFEVGIRSNNQPELKQELAQKFDVSDAYFKTLENELKLNIKLQDTQKSNDLLGFLASKGEVSHFVELIPSVNDIFIQTVKNN, encoded by the coding sequence ATGAGTAATTTATTAGAAGTTAACGAAGTTTCTAAAAATTTCGGAGACTTTACCGCACTGAACAAAGTGTCTCTATCGGTACCTAAAGGGAGCATTTTTGGACTTTTAGGACCTAATGGAGCAGGGAAAACAACTTTAATTCGTGTTATCAATCAAATAACAATGCCCGATTCTGGATCTGTTATTTTGGATGGCGAAGCCTTACGCGAAAATCATATTAGAGATATTGGTTATTTACCAGAAGAGCGTGGGTTGTACAAAACCATGAAAGTAGGCGAGCAGGCTCTTTATTTAGCACAACTTAAAGGTTTAAGTAAAACTGAAGCTAAGGCACGTTTGAAATATTGGTTCGATCGTTTGGATATTGGCGATTGGTGGAATAAAAAAATACAGGAGCTTTCAAAAGGAATGGCGCAAAAAATTCAGTTTGTTGTAACGGTTTTGCACGAACCTAAATTGTTGATTTTTGATGAGCCATTTTCAGGATTCGATCCTATAAATGCCGATATTATTAAAGATGAAATTTTACATTTAAGAGATCAAGGTGCTACCATTATTTTTTCTACACATAGAATGGAATCTGTAGAAGAATTATGTGATGATATTGCATTAATTCATAAATCGAATAAAATATTAGAAGGGAAATTGGTTGATGTAAAACGTCAATTTAAATCAAATACTTTTGAAGTTGGGATTCGATCAAATAATCAACCGGAATTAAAACAAGAATTAGCTCAAAAATTCGATGTGTCCGACGCTTATTTTAAAACTCTAGAAAACGAATTAAAACTAAATATTAAACTTCAAGATACCCAAAAATCTAATGATTTATTAGGATTCTTGGCAAGTAAAGGCGAAGTTTCTCATTTTGTAGAATTAATACCAAGCGTTAACGATATTTTTATTCAAACAGTAAAGAATAATTAA
- a CDS encoding ABC transporter permease: MNHLPLIIKREYLNKVRNKSFIIMTFLSPIIFMALIGVVAYLTQLNNDKIRLISVLDESGLVKDTFKDSEHTTYHVLGEMSLEDAKDLSKETEAYGLLHVDKIQDLKNLSKHITFYSEESPSINTISDLENQIEAKLTNMKLLQNGVDVDMINASKISVEIAQESFDGQKTSKIDSVIKIAFGGALGYLLFMFIIIYGNMIMRSVIEEKTSRIIEVIISSVKPVQLMLGKIFGTSLAGITQFLIWTILGFILMFVLSAVFGIDLAQVQTPQQQMMQQAMENPELNMRIQDVLTAFYNLPLLNLVLAFILFFIGGYLLYSSFYAAIGAAVDNETDTQQFMMPIIMPLVLAVYIGIFTVVEDPHGTVSTVFSFIPLTSPVVMLMRIPFGVPIWQQVLSFLILVGTFMLTVWFAAKIYRVGILMYGKKPTYKELIKWIKY, encoded by the coding sequence ATGAACCATTTACCACTTATTATAAAACGAGAGTATCTAAATAAAGTTAGAAATAAATCGTTTATAATTATGACGTTTTTAAGTCCCATTATTTTTATGGCACTTATTGGTGTTGTTGCATACTTAACACAATTAAACAACGATAAAATTCGTTTAATATCTGTGTTGGACGAATCTGGATTAGTAAAAGATACTTTTAAAGATTCAGAGCATACAACTTATCATGTTTTGGGAGAGATGTCTTTGGAGGATGCTAAAGATTTATCTAAAGAAACAGAAGCTTATGGGTTATTGCATGTAGATAAAATACAAGATTTAAAAAACTTATCTAAGCATATCACGTTTTATTCTGAAGAATCACCATCGATAAATACTATTTCAGATTTAGAAAATCAGATAGAAGCTAAGTTAACCAACATGAAACTTCTGCAAAATGGTGTAGATGTTGATATGATTAATGCTTCTAAAATTAGCGTTGAAATAGCACAAGAAAGTTTTGACGGACAGAAAACATCAAAAATAGATAGTGTTATCAAAATTGCTTTTGGTGGTGCTTTAGGATATTTGCTTTTTATGTTCATCATTATTTATGGAAACATGATTATGCGAAGTGTAATAGAAGAAAAAACGAGCCGAATTATAGAGGTTATTATTTCTTCCGTAAAGCCCGTACAACTTATGTTAGGTAAAATTTTCGGAACCTCTTTAGCGGGAATAACACAGTTTTTAATTTGGACTATTTTAGGTTTCATTTTAATGTTTGTGCTTTCGGCTGTGTTCGGGATCGATTTGGCACAAGTACAAACGCCACAGCAACAAATGATGCAACAGGCCATGGAAAACCCTGAGCTTAATATGCGAATTCAAGATGTGTTAACAGCATTTTACAATTTGCCTTTATTGAATTTAGTGTTGGCGTTTATACTGTTTTTTATTGGTGGTTATTTACTTTACAGCTCGTTTTACGCGGCTATTGGTGCAGCTGTAGATAACGAAACAGATACGCAACAATTTATGATGCCTATTATAATGCCTCTAGTTTTAGCTGTTTATATTGGTATATTTACAGTGGTAGAAGATCCACACGGAACCGTATCGACAGTTTTTTCGTTTATACCTTTAACGTCGCCTGTGGTTATGCTTATGCGTATTCCGTTTGGGGTTCCAATTTGGCAGCAAGTGTTGTCGTTTTTAATACTGGTGGGCACATTTATGCTTACGGTTTGGTTTGCTGCAAAAATATACCGTGTTGGTATTTTAATGTATGGTAAAAAACCGACATACAAAGAGTTAATTAAATGGATTAAATATTAA